A region of Paenibacillus sp. JNUCC-31 DNA encodes the following proteins:
- a CDS encoding PadR family transcriptional regulator: MNILSYGLLGLLTREESSGYDLMLKIQPHWQAKHSQIYPLLSKMENDELLASRWVQQSDKPDKKMYAVTEKGIEKLLGWMITPVTAPVTRDEFNLRILCVGIAEDGSMRRILNERQNWFMERIRYFEGLKSRIPQDNLKVGSREFGSYILVQKGLMNAQTGLEWCNWVIQLLDGQAAIQDPCPSISEN, encoded by the coding sequence ATGAACATACTTTCCTACGGATTGCTCGGGCTTCTTACCCGCGAGGAGTCATCAGGTTATGATCTAATGTTGAAAATCCAGCCACATTGGCAGGCCAAACACAGTCAGATCTATCCCCTCCTCTCCAAAATGGAAAACGATGAGCTTTTAGCCTCCCGCTGGGTGCAACAGTCTGACAAACCGGACAAAAAAATGTATGCAGTCACGGAAAAAGGTATTGAAAAACTGCTGGGATGGATGATCACTCCCGTTACCGCTCCGGTTACTCGTGACGAGTTCAATCTGCGTATTTTATGTGTCGGCATTGCGGAAGACGGAAGCATGAGACGTATTCTGAATGAACGACAGAACTGGTTTATGGAACGCATCCGTTATTTCGAGGGACTGAAATCCCGTATACCTCAGGATAATTTGAAAGTAGGCAGCCGGGAGTTCGGAAGTTACATTCTGGTACAAAAAGGGTTGATGAACGCACAAACAGGCCTCGAATGGTGCAACTGGGTTATCCAGCTTCTCGATGGTCAGGCAGCCATTCAGGACCCTTGTCCAAGTATTTCAGAAAATTAA
- a CDS encoding beta-class carbonic anhydrase, producing the protein MNNIQEILAYNKTFVETKEYEKYTAGKFPTKKMVIITCMDTRLVEMLPKAMNLKNGDVKIIKNAGAIISQPFGSVMRSVLVAIYELGADEVLVVGHTECGMASLHAETMIGHMVERGVSAEVMSTLENSGIRLQKWLRGFDSVEEGVKHTVEVIKKHPLLPPNVPVHGMVIDSYTGELDLVAEGYGQQTSL; encoded by the coding sequence ATGAACAACATTCAAGAGATTCTGGCTTACAACAAAACATTTGTCGAGACAAAAGAATACGAAAAGTATACGGCTGGCAAGTTTCCAACCAAAAAGATGGTCATCATTACTTGTATGGATACGCGTTTGGTGGAAATGCTGCCCAAGGCCATGAACCTGAAAAATGGCGATGTGAAAATTATTAAAAACGCTGGCGCGATTATCTCTCAGCCTTTTGGGTCAGTCATGCGTAGTGTACTCGTCGCGATCTATGAGCTTGGTGCCGATGAAGTACTGGTTGTTGGACATACGGAATGCGGCATGGCTTCCCTGCACGCCGAAACGATGATCGGACATATGGTTGAACGGGGAGTATCGGCAGAAGTCATGAGCACGCTGGAGAACTCCGGCATTCGTTTGCAAAAGTGGTTACGCGGGTTTGACAGCGTTGAAGAAGGGGTAAAACATACTGTGGAAGTGATCAAGAAACATCCATTGCTTCCGCCCAATGTACCCGTCCACGGCATGGTCATCGACTCCTACACAGGTGAACTTGATCTTGTCGCTGAGGGGTATGGGCAACAGACATCTCTCTAA
- a CDS encoding ABC transporter ATP-binding protein: MPESETVIKLEGISQVYVSEREASLVIENLSLQVKQGEFVSLVGPSGCGKTTLLSIIAGLLTPTAGEVQVKGKRIEGPSAQIGYMLQQDYLFPWRTILDNVLIGLELTGTLDERSRERARELLAGMGLAGTEDQYPSELSGGMRQRVALVRTLATDPGILLLDEPFSALDYQTKLQLEDLVSDTLKASGKTSVLVTHDLSEAIAVSDRVIVLDRNPGRIRREFIIPEELRDVQPFYAREQQGFNELFQALWSELEQSGGGEKNG, encoded by the coding sequence ATGCCTGAATCCGAAACGGTGATCAAACTGGAAGGGATTTCGCAAGTTTATGTCAGTGAGCGTGAAGCTTCACTGGTTATTGAAAATCTGAGTCTTCAGGTCAAGCAAGGAGAGTTCGTCAGTCTTGTTGGCCCCAGCGGATGTGGAAAAACCACGTTGCTGTCGATCATCGCCGGGCTGCTCACCCCAACCGCAGGCGAGGTCCAAGTTAAAGGTAAACGCATCGAGGGTCCTTCTGCCCAGATCGGTTATATGCTGCAACAGGATTATCTGTTTCCATGGCGGACCATTCTGGACAATGTCCTGATCGGACTTGAACTGACAGGTACGCTCGATGAACGGAGCCGTGAACGTGCGAGGGAGCTGTTGGCAGGCATGGGTCTCGCTGGCACCGAAGACCAGTATCCTTCCGAGCTATCCGGGGGTATGCGGCAACGCGTGGCGCTGGTACGCACACTGGCTACAGACCCGGGAATACTCTTGCTTGATGAACCCTTCTCTGCGCTTGATTATCAAACTAAGCTGCAATTGGAGGATCTGGTATCAGACACATTGAAGGCGTCCGGTAAAACTTCGGTGCTTGTCACTCATGACCTGTCGGAAGCTATCGCTGTCAGTGATCGCGTTATCGTGCTTGATCGCAATCCGGGCCGCATTCGGCGGGAGTTCATCATCCCTGAGGAGCTGCGGGACGTGCAACCTTTTTACGCGCGGGAGCAGCAAGGTTTCAATGAGCTGTTTCAGGCGTTATGGAGCGAACTGGAACAGTCCGGAGGAGGTGAGAAGAACGGGTGA
- a CDS encoding ABC transporter substrate-binding protein, with protein MKYTPWFIRAIVILLIIIVALTSCNQEKNAGKITIGEVTRSVFYAPEYVAVAQGFFEEQGLEVDIQTTAGGDKTMAALLAGSVDIALVGAETSIYVYQQGAEDPVINFAQLTQTDGTFLFARNPEGSFDWNQLKQSTFLGQRKGGMPQMAGEFTLNKHGIHPQNDLELIQNVDFANIASAFASGTGDYVQLFEPQASIFEKEGRGKVVASFGTESGHLPYTVFMTKQSYMNDNKDVVQKFTNGLHKAQTWVDSHTAEEIAEVIKPYFKDIDPAILVSSVNRYKEQGTYATDPIIDEEEWNNLLDVMTAAGELKQRVESATIVDNSYAEQAASNK; from the coding sequence ATGAAATACACGCCCTGGTTCATCCGGGCCATTGTCATTTTGCTCATTATCATTGTGGCGCTCACGAGCTGCAATCAAGAGAAAAATGCAGGCAAAATTACGATTGGTGAGGTCACGCGTTCTGTATTTTACGCACCGGAGTATGTGGCGGTGGCCCAAGGTTTTTTTGAGGAACAGGGGCTTGAAGTGGACATTCAGACGACAGCTGGCGGTGATAAAACGATGGCGGCATTGCTCGCAGGTTCTGTTGACATCGCGCTGGTTGGGGCAGAGACATCGATCTATGTTTATCAGCAGGGAGCGGAAGACCCGGTCATTAACTTTGCCCAGCTTACACAGACAGACGGAACATTTCTGTTTGCCCGCAATCCCGAAGGAAGTTTCGATTGGAATCAATTGAAACAGAGTACTTTCCTTGGACAAAGAAAAGGCGGCATGCCTCAGATGGCAGGCGAATTCACGCTGAACAAACATGGCATTCATCCGCAGAATGATCTGGAGCTGATTCAAAATGTGGATTTTGCCAACATCGCTTCCGCTTTTGCCTCTGGTACAGGTGATTATGTGCAGTTGTTTGAGCCCCAGGCATCCATCTTTGAAAAAGAGGGTCGCGGGAAGGTTGTAGCCTCGTTTGGAACGGAAAGCGGTCATCTGCCTTATACGGTGTTCATGACCAAACAAAGCTACATGAACGACAACAAAGACGTGGTTCAGAAGTTTACGAACGGTCTGCACAAAGCGCAAACGTGGGTAGATTCCCATACGGCTGAAGAGATTGCTGAGGTCATCAAACCCTATTTCAAAGATATCGACCCAGCCATCCTGGTAAGCAGTGTGAATCGCTATAAGGAACAGGGAACATATGCAACGGATCCAATCATTGATGAAGAAGAATGGAATAACTTGCTCGACGTCATGACTGCGGCAGGAGAATTAAAACAGCGGGTGGAGTCTGCAACAATCGTCGATAACTCCTATGCAGAACAAGCGGCATCGAATAAGTAA
- a CDS encoding Imm63 family immunity protein, with protein sequence MSILRSKQEIAEILIQLLEPTSFGRRQMENYVNRLFETFKWEGVPYVEIGSDAYIVRIYERGIVMLEKRLKQTDEVIYWLLEDIIFTAAHVELLERHGADNKRTHLNYTNEVNQELGRSVEEAFHQIGDPFLHWHQTGKRQELERPKPRKER encoded by the coding sequence ATGTCCATCCTACGAAGCAAACAAGAAATTGCAGAAATTCTTATACAGTTGCTTGAACCGACGTCCTTCGGCAGAAGACAGATGGAGAACTATGTTAACCGCTTGTTCGAGACCTTTAAATGGGAGGGCGTCCCATATGTAGAGATTGGTAGCGATGCGTACATTGTTCGTATATACGAACGGGGTATCGTCATGTTGGAAAAACGGTTGAAGCAGACAGATGAAGTGATCTACTGGTTGCTGGAGGATATCATTTTTACGGCGGCGCATGTAGAATTGCTGGAACGACATGGTGCTGATAATAAACGGACACATTTGAACTATACGAACGAAGTGAACCAAGAATTGGGTCGAAGTGTTGAGGAGGCTTTTCACCAGATTGGTGATCCATTTTTACACTGGCATCAGACAGGCAAACGTCAGGAGCTTGAGAGGCCGAAACCAAGAAAAGAGAGGTGA
- a CDS encoding YxcD family protein — translation MVLSMDEIVNAICIHMAERKGVRPTDVNVELSWEEDTGYSAEVWIQGRSQYLVESNMIEAILRYLHSEYDIRAYRENVRLDLDEEITAIVNQ, via the coding sequence ATGGTTCTGAGCATGGATGAAATTGTCAACGCGATCTGTATTCACATGGCTGAACGCAAGGGTGTGCGCCCAACCGATGTCAATGTGGAACTGAGCTGGGAAGAAGATACGGGATATTCCGCTGAAGTCTGGATTCAAGGACGCAGTCAATACCTGGTCGAATCCAATATGATCGAAGCAATCCTGCGCTACCTGCACAGTGAATACGACATTCGGGCTTACCGTGAGAATGTAAGACTTGATCTGGATGAAGAGATCACAGCGATTGTAAATCAATAA
- the tyrS gene encoding tyrosine--tRNA ligase, translating into MNIIDELEWRDAINQQTDAEGLRELTETTSVSLYCGVDPTGDSMHIGHLIPFMMLKRFQNAGHRPVILIGGATGTIGDPSGRQSERSLQTLEEVQANVDALTAQMKKLFITDGDNQVRLVNNYDWTHKINVIEFLRDYGKNFNLNTMLAKDVVASRLEDGISFTEFSYQILQSLDYLHLFQHENVQLQIGGSDQWGNITSGLDLIRKKEGSEAKAFGLTIPLMLKADGTKFGKSAGGSIWLDPNKTTPFEFYQFWANTDDRDVIKYLKYFTFLSKEEIEALADKVAAEPHKREAQKALAEEMTKFVHGDDMLEQAKRITAALFSGDIRSLTADEIEQGFKEMPTFETDGEAKNIVDWLVDLGLEPSKRQAREDVTKGAISMNGEKITELEFTVSAEHAIGGRFIIIRKGKKNYSLVKLKS; encoded by the coding sequence TTGAATATTATTGATGAACTGGAATGGCGCGACGCCATTAACCAACAAACAGATGCGGAGGGTCTGCGTGAGCTGACCGAGACTACGTCGGTATCCTTATACTGTGGGGTTGACCCTACCGGTGACAGCATGCATATTGGACATTTGATTCCATTCATGATGCTGAAACGTTTTCAAAACGCCGGCCATCGTCCGGTCATTCTGATTGGTGGCGCAACAGGTACCATTGGTGATCCGAGTGGTCGTCAATCGGAACGTTCACTGCAAACGTTGGAAGAGGTTCAGGCGAATGTGGATGCGCTGACTGCACAAATGAAAAAGCTCTTCATAACGGATGGCGACAATCAGGTTCGCTTGGTCAACAACTACGACTGGACACATAAAATCAATGTAATTGAATTTTTGCGTGACTACGGTAAGAACTTTAATCTGAACACGATGCTGGCCAAAGACGTAGTTGCGAGCAGACTGGAAGACGGCATTTCGTTTACCGAGTTCTCCTACCAGATTCTCCAATCGCTCGATTACCTGCACCTGTTCCAACATGAGAATGTACAGCTGCAAATTGGCGGTTCCGATCAATGGGGTAACATCACAAGCGGCCTAGATCTGATTCGGAAAAAAGAAGGGTCTGAAGCCAAAGCTTTTGGTCTGACGATTCCGCTTATGCTCAAAGCAGACGGTACCAAGTTCGGTAAATCCGCAGGCGGGTCCATCTGGCTTGATCCGAATAAAACGACTCCATTTGAATTCTATCAGTTCTGGGCGAACACGGATGACCGCGATGTCATTAAATACCTGAAATACTTCACGTTCCTGAGCAAAGAAGAAATTGAAGCTTTGGCGGACAAGGTAGCAGCCGAGCCGCACAAGCGTGAAGCACAAAAGGCACTTGCGGAAGAAATGACGAAGTTTGTGCACGGTGATGACATGCTGGAGCAGGCAAAACGCATTACCGCCGCACTGTTCAGCGGAGATATTCGTTCTCTTACTGCGGACGAAATCGAGCAGGGTTTCAAGGAAATGCCAACCTTCGAAACCGATGGTGAAGCGAAAAATATTGTGGACTGGCTCGTGGATCTGGGCTTGGAGCCATCCAAGCGTCAGGCACGTGAGGATGTCACCAAAGGAGCAATCTCCATGAACGGTGAGAAGATTACGGAGCTGGAATTCACGGTCTCTGCAGAGCACGCAATTGGTGGCAGATTCATTATTATCCGCAAAGGCAAGAAAAACTACAGTCTGGTGAAATTGAAGTCGTAA
- a CDS encoding DMP19 family protein: MSEQDVHDVHDVWYEYAVSFVGKKNESAQGWAALTPNEQEIAALWLLETDAFNGGFLQFFCNWGEEAYLYALRALQVIGAAQVSDIIKSAYGCIEHLEEDERLTQLWDIPQFLTTEQEQLLDALDQQFWNNEDQIPQKAYEYYHGKLNMMSL; the protein is encoded by the coding sequence GTGAGTGAACAGGATGTCCATGATGTCCATGATGTATGGTATGAATATGCGGTATCTTTTGTTGGGAAAAAGAATGAATCTGCCCAGGGTTGGGCGGCGTTAACACCAAATGAACAGGAAATTGCAGCATTATGGCTGTTAGAGACGGATGCCTTTAACGGTGGCTTTTTGCAGTTTTTTTGCAACTGGGGTGAAGAGGCATACCTTTACGCGTTGCGGGCATTACAAGTCATTGGTGCTGCTCAAGTGTCGGATATAATCAAGTCAGCATATGGCTGCATTGAGCATTTGGAAGAGGATGAACGGCTTACTCAGCTGTGGGATATACCTCAATTTCTAACAACGGAACAGGAGCAGCTGCTGGATGCGTTGGATCAGCAATTTTGGAACAATGAGGATCAGATCCCGCAAAAGGCATATGAATATTATCATGGGAAGTTGAACATGATGTCTTTATAA
- a CDS encoding carbohydrate ABC transporter permease codes for MTHRESRRQTFYLYLFISPWLIGFLVFALYPILSSLYYSFTDYDIIHPPKYVGLANYNEMFHNDLFWKSVVVTVRYTFISVPIQLLLALGFALLLNTKIPFRGFFRTAMYFPSMVSGVAMSLLWYWIFNPSIGLFNYVLSWFGISGPSWLMSPDYALYALMIMSFWTVGSGMILFLAGLQGVPASLVEAAKLDGAGRFRIFLNVTLPMISPVLLFQLIMGVIDSFQVFTQAYVMTQGGPNYSTWFYVYNLYTSAFKEYRAGYSSALAWVLLIVVMAFTAIIIKLSNRYVHYEGGGRK; via the coding sequence TTGACCCATCGCGAAAGCCGGCGGCAGACATTTTACCTGTACCTCTTCATCTCTCCATGGCTTATCGGTTTTCTCGTGTTTGCCTTGTATCCGATTCTGTCGTCCCTTTATTACAGCTTCACGGACTATGACATTATCCACCCGCCGAAATATGTCGGACTCGCGAATTACAACGAAATGTTTCACAATGACCTGTTTTGGAAATCAGTTGTCGTAACGGTGCGCTATACATTTATCAGTGTACCGATCCAACTGCTGCTGGCACTCGGATTTGCTCTCCTGCTCAATACAAAAATACCGTTCCGCGGATTTTTTCGAACCGCCATGTATTTTCCGAGCATGGTATCCGGTGTGGCGATGTCCCTGCTGTGGTACTGGATTTTCAACCCATCGATCGGTCTGTTCAATTACGTGCTGTCCTGGTTCGGCATTAGCGGCCCATCTTGGCTCATGAGTCCCGATTATGCACTTTACGCTTTGATGATTATGTCCTTCTGGACGGTGGGTTCAGGCATGATTCTATTCCTTGCAGGACTTCAGGGCGTTCCTGCCAGTCTTGTGGAAGCCGCCAAGCTTGACGGAGCGGGACGCTTCCGGATTTTCCTGAACGTAACGCTGCCCATGATTTCACCGGTACTTTTGTTCCAGCTGATTATGGGCGTCATCGATTCCTTCCAGGTATTCACTCAGGCGTACGTAATGACCCAAGGCGGTCCAAACTACTCGACCTGGTTCTACGTTTACAACCTGTACACCAGTGCCTTCAAGGAATACAGGGCAGGATACTCATCCGCACTCGCGTGGGTGCTGCTGATCGTCGTTATGGCGTTTACGGCAATCATTATTAAACTCTCGAACCGCTATGTTCACTATGAAGGGGGCGGACGTAAATGA
- a CDS encoding carboxypeptidase M32 has product MDKHAQQQLESFRNLARKIKSYHEAIGLLHWDLRTGAPKKGVPTRSETLGLLSTEAFKLQTSVEMKSYLDTLTTPAVLEQLEDTDRRQVEDCKKEYDRSQSVPPEKVQAYTVLTAKSETAWEDAKHNSDFAGFSPYLTDIVKLKQEFIDYWGVKDTRYDTLLDMYEPELTVEKVDAVFARLKARLVPLQEKINASANKPNTEFLNQLFDKDQQEKFSLFILGQMGYDFEAGRLDESVHPFATGLNPGDVRITTNYLQDDVTSAVFSSLHEGGHALYEQNIDDSLAGTLLAEGTSMGIHESQSRLWENMIGRSRPFWTRYYSDLQQHFPQLSEVELEDFYRAINRVESSLIRIEADELTYNLHIIIRYEIEKMLFNEGLEVKDLPETWNAKYKEYLGIVPPNDGLGVLQDVHWSGGDFGYFASYSLGNMYAAQILHTLRKEMPAFDAFIAEGNLIPIKEWLTDKIYRYGKSRTPSELILAVTGEELNPDYLADYLEAKYAEIYKL; this is encoded by the coding sequence ATGGATAAACACGCACAGCAACAGCTGGAATCCTTCCGTAATCTGGCCCGTAAAATCAAGAGTTATCATGAAGCCATTGGTTTGCTTCACTGGGATCTGCGCACAGGCGCGCCGAAAAAAGGCGTTCCGACACGTTCGGAAACGCTTGGATTGTTATCTACCGAAGCATTCAAACTGCAGACTTCAGTGGAGATGAAATCCTACCTGGATACCTTAACAACTCCAGCGGTACTGGAACAACTGGAAGATACAGACCGCCGTCAGGTGGAAGACTGCAAAAAAGAGTATGATCGCAGTCAGTCGGTACCACCCGAGAAAGTGCAAGCATATACCGTGCTCACAGCCAAATCAGAGACAGCATGGGAAGATGCCAAACATAACAGTGATTTCGCTGGATTTTCGCCCTATCTTACGGACATTGTGAAGCTCAAACAGGAGTTTATTGACTACTGGGGCGTGAAAGATACGCGTTACGATACCCTTTTGGACATGTATGAACCGGAACTCACGGTAGAAAAGGTAGATGCCGTATTTGCCCGTCTCAAAGCCCGTTTGGTGCCCTTGCAAGAGAAGATCAATGCATCGGCGAACAAGCCGAATACGGAGTTCCTGAACCAGCTGTTTGACAAGGATCAACAGGAAAAATTCAGCTTGTTTATTCTGGGACAAATGGGTTATGACTTTGAAGCCGGAAGACTCGATGAGAGTGTTCACCCGTTCGCAACGGGTCTGAATCCAGGTGATGTGCGGATCACGACGAATTATTTGCAGGATGATGTGACAAGTGCGGTCTTCAGTTCACTACACGAAGGCGGACATGCCCTGTATGAGCAAAATATTGACGACAGTCTGGCCGGTACCCTTCTTGCCGAAGGCACGTCTATGGGCATCCACGAATCCCAGTCACGACTTTGGGAAAATATGATTGGCCGCAGCCGTCCATTCTGGACGCGTTATTACAGCGATTTGCAGCAGCATTTCCCACAGTTGAGCGAGGTTGAACTGGAAGACTTCTACCGGGCAATTAATCGGGTGGAGAGCTCTTTGATTCGAATTGAAGCGGATGAACTGACGTACAATCTGCATATCATCATTCGCTATGAAATTGAGAAAATGCTGTTCAACGAAGGTTTGGAAGTCAAAGACCTGCCTGAGACCTGGAATGCCAAATACAAAGAATATCTGGGCATCGTGCCACCAAATGATGGGTTGGGTGTGCTGCAGGATGTACATTGGTCCGGTGGCGACTTCGGTTATTTTGCGTCGTACTCGCTTGGCAACATGTATGCTGCCCAGATTCTACATACCTTGCGTAAGGAAATGCCGGCGTTTGATGCCTTTATTGCCGAAGGTAACCTGATTCCAATCAAGGAATGGTTAACGGACAAGATTTATCGTTATGGCAAAAGCCGCACACCGTCCGAGTTGATTCTGGCCGTAACGGGTGAAGAGTTGAACCCGGATTATCTGGCCGATTATCTGGAAGCGAAATATGCCGAGATTTACAAGCTGTAG
- a CDS encoding protein adenylyltransferase SelO, which produces MQQETLNKGWHFDNSYARLPQTYFTRQEAEPVESPKMIIFNTLLAASLGLNAETLNSDEGANIFAGNLIPKGAEPLAQAYAGHQFGNFNMLGDGRALLLGEQITPQGERVDIQLKGSGRTPYSRAGDGRAAVGPMLREYIISEAMYALGVPTTRSLAVVSTGENIIRETERPGAILTRVASSHLRVATFQYAARWGSIEDLRALADYTLQRHFPDIAEAENRYLLLLQEVIKRQASLIAKWQQIGFIHGVMNTDNMAISGETIDYGPCAFMDAYNPATVFSSIDTQGRYAYGNQPYIGGWNLARFAETLLPLLHEDEEQAVQIAQDAIAQFSELYHHDWLSGMRSKLGLLNEEAEDESLIRDLLELMEEHNADYTNTFLALTFNALEDTSWFKTSEFAGWNERWQMRLGRQTETKEVSHQLMRDSNPAVIPRNHRVEEALERAENYGDLGAMEKLLAVLANPYAHSPEQAEYAELPAQCDTSYQTFCGT; this is translated from the coding sequence ATGCAACAAGAAACGCTGAACAAAGGATGGCATTTTGACAACAGTTATGCGCGTCTGCCGCAAACCTATTTTACAAGGCAGGAAGCTGAACCTGTCGAATCACCGAAGATGATTATCTTCAATACTTTGCTTGCTGCCAGCTTGGGGCTGAATGCTGAGACTCTTAATAGTGATGAAGGGGCAAACATTTTTGCAGGGAACCTGATCCCGAAAGGGGCTGAGCCTCTGGCTCAGGCTTACGCAGGACATCAGTTCGGTAATTTTAATATGCTTGGTGATGGGCGGGCTTTACTGCTGGGTGAACAAATTACGCCACAGGGCGAGCGGGTGGATATCCAGTTGAAAGGTTCAGGGAGAACGCCCTATTCCCGCGCAGGTGATGGACGTGCTGCTGTTGGACCCATGCTGCGTGAATACATTATTAGTGAAGCGATGTATGCACTAGGTGTTCCAACTACACGAAGTCTGGCAGTGGTATCGACGGGAGAAAATATTATACGTGAAACAGAACGGCCTGGTGCAATATTAACGCGCGTTGCTTCCAGTCATTTGCGCGTAGCGACCTTTCAATATGCAGCAAGATGGGGATCCATCGAGGATCTTCGAGCATTGGCTGATTATACGTTGCAGCGTCATTTTCCTGATATCGCTGAAGCGGAGAATCGCTATCTTCTATTGCTTCAGGAAGTGATTAAACGTCAGGCATCTCTCATTGCCAAATGGCAACAAATTGGGTTCATCCATGGTGTGATGAACACGGATAATATGGCTATTAGTGGTGAGACGATTGATTATGGGCCATGTGCGTTCATGGATGCCTACAATCCGGCCACGGTATTTAGCTCCATTGACACGCAAGGACGATACGCCTATGGAAATCAACCGTATATTGGTGGCTGGAATCTGGCGCGATTTGCCGAAACGCTGCTGCCACTTTTGCATGAAGATGAAGAACAGGCTGTGCAGATCGCCCAGGATGCCATTGCACAGTTCTCTGAGCTGTATCATCATGACTGGCTCTCCGGTATGCGTTCCAAATTGGGCTTGTTGAATGAAGAGGCTGAGGATGAATCGCTCATCAGAGATCTTCTTGAACTCATGGAGGAGCATAATGCAGACTACACGAATACTTTCCTGGCATTGACCTTTAATGCGTTGGAGGATACGTCCTGGTTTAAAACTTCAGAGTTTGCTGGATGGAACGAACGGTGGCAGATGAGATTAGGCAGGCAGACGGAAACGAAGGAAGTATCGCATCAATTGATGCGAGATAGCAACCCGGCCGTGATTCCACGGAATCATCGGGTAGAAGAAGCGCTTGAACGAGCGGAGAATTATGGAGACCTTGGTGCGATGGAAAAGCTTCTTGCTGTTCTGGCAAACCCGTACGCGCATTCCCCTGAACAAGCTGAATACGCCGAACTGCCTGCACAATGCGATACTTCGTACCAGACGTTCTGTGGAACCTGA